From the Candidatus Binataceae bacterium genome, the window CTGCGACAGAGGCCGTTTGCCGGTCTCGCGCAGGCGCTGCGCTCAATCCGGCCGGACCAGGCCGCTAAGCCCGGCCGCGAACAGTGGTGTGATCACCCATCCGGCCAGGATATGCAGCCACAGGTACCATCGCAGCACCGTGCCCGAGAGCATGCGCATCCGGCCGCCCGAACCGTGGCGCGGGTTCGGGCGCCAGTAGAGTCCCTGATGGAGATCGACGACGGGCAGGAAATTCTCCAGCGAGTAGATCACGGCGTTGAAGGGCGGATAGTGCGGCGGCGGCTCGCCGTCACGGACGAAGCATTGGTAGGCTGCGGGTTCGGTTGGCGTGATCGCGCGCTCGTGGTAGCCAAAGCGAAAGAGCATCGCACCCAGCGCGACGAAGCCGAAGATCCACCATAGCGCGCGGATCGGCCGGTAGCCGTAGCCGATGGTCGCGTCGAGCAGCAGGCCCCACAGGCGCTCGCCCACTCCCAACTCGCGCTGGCGGCGGCGCGCATCCTCCTTAGCGATGAGCACGCTTACCGCCCCGATGTCCGAGCCGCGCTCGCGCAGCACGCGGGCGAGCTGTCCATAAGGCTGCGGGCGGTAGCCGGGCGGCTGGAGCGCAAGCCACTTCAGCCTGCTCGGCGCATCGGCGGGACCGCCGCTGAGGTCGCCGTACGCGAAACCTTCGAGGAAGAGCCGGCCGGGCGCGGGCCAGCTCGCCGCATCGTCCCATAGCGCTGCCGCGCGCGCGTTGGCGAGGTCGAGTTCGGTGCGCGGGGTGCGCGTGATATCGACCCAGTAAAGCGTGCCGTCGATTTTGGCGCGCTCGGCGTTGAGCCCGTTGTCGCCCGCGCCCACGAAGCGCGCGTGATTGAAACTGAGGCCGCGCTCGACCTCGGCAAGCCGCAAATCGACGACGCCGCTCGTGGTAAAGCCGGCATGGAACGACGCGTCGCCCTTAATCGTCGCCTCGACCAGTGAGAGCGGGTCGTCGCCGCGCACGAACGCCGCGCCGCTGCAATCGAGGCTGCCGTCGATCTCGGTGCGAAAGAGACTGGTGGGGCCGAAGTTGCCGGCGGTCAGGATGAGATCGCCGCCGATTACCGCACGGTCGCCGACGATCGGGCCGGTCGTGCTGCGCGAAAGGTCGAGCCCGGGGATGCGCGCGAAGGAGAAATCGACGCCCTCGGGGATGGCCGAGCTGAGGATGGTCACCGGCGAGGCGAGCGTCAGGTAGGAGAGGTCGAGCTCTCCATCGATCTTGGCGCCGCCGACACCGACTCCGCTCGGATGGACGTAGGGGCGCGCGGCGGGGTCGGCGGCGAGCCATCGGATGAGCGCGGCGCGGATCGTGCGCCCGGGATGCCATTCGGCGGCGTGCGCGGGATCGTTGGCCGGACTGTTGATGTCGTTGGTGGGACCGACCCAGAGCAGCGCGCGCCGCGGCGCCGCGTGCACCAGCTTGAGCTCGGCCTCGCTCAACGCGCCAAAGTTGTCGCGCGCCATCCGCTCCAGCGCCGCGCCGGCCGCCTCCGTGCTGCGATCGCCGCCCGAGAGCTGCGCGGTGGCTGCCTGCGCGTGAGCGAAGGTACAGCGGATGCCCAGGCTCAGCGCCGCCAGGAGCGCCGCGGTCACGCCGATCACCCCCGCGCGCGCACTATGCCCGCGGGTTTGACGCAGGCGAGACCGCGACAGTACAAGTGGGCTCGTCACGATTGCGAACCATTCGACCAGAGCGCGGAGGCAAAAGGCAATGCACGGAATCTCGCACGTGGCGATCGGCGTCGCTGACCTCGAGCGCTCACTGCGCTTCTATCGCGACCTGCTCGGCCTGCGCGTCACCCTTGACAAGGAGGAGCCGGTGCGGGGCTCCGAGCGGCTGTTCGCCGACCCCGTGCAGAACCGCCGCCGGGCGGTTTATCTCAAATGGAACGGCGGGCCGGAGGCGGGGTTTATCGTGCTCTCGCAAAAGCCCGGCGAACCCTCGGGGCGGCCGATCAAGCTCGACCAGGTTGGCATCCACCACTTCTCATTCTGGGTGAGCGACCTGCGCGAGCGGGTCGAGAAACTTAAGGCGGCGGGGGTCAAAATCCTGATCGGTCCGTACGAGTCCGACTCGATCGCCTACGGCGAGCCGCCGGGGAAAAAGGTCCTGACCTGCCTGTTCGAGGATCCCGACGGTATAATCCTGCAATTCGACCAGCGGCTAGGCTAGGACGCCGCGGCTAGCGTGGGGCGCCAGCCGCCGTGCAGCTGGGGCATTTGCCCGCCTCGGCCATCGCGCACAGACGCCTGCCGATTAGCTCGCCGGCCACCCGATGCCCGACCTTGTTCCAATGGCCGAAGCCCTCGCGCGTGTTGGCGAAGCCGTGGAGATAGACGTGATGCTGCTCGGCGTAGCGGAGCAGCGGCTCGGCCAGTGCCAGCACCTCGAAGCCCTCGCGTTCGCCGAGCGCGGCGATGCGGCGGTCGGGATAGAAGAGGTCGCTCACGCCGATCCGCTTCATGAAGTTGGCGCGCACCTGTTGATCGGGCCAGACCTGGATGCTGGTGTCGAGCGTCGTGACCAGGAAGGCCGCGCCGTGCGCCGCGACCTCGCGATGCATCTCGCTGATAAGCGCCTCGGTGACTTGCCAGGCGTCGCTCCACGCCTTGTCGGCGGGCGGCTTGTAGATGTTGTAGTTGATCGCCGCTTCGACCGGGGATTGCGCGGTCGGCCCGCGGCTGTGTTCGCGGATTATCGTCCATCCATTGCGCAGCATCGTGAGCAGTCCCGCCTTGCGATAATCGAAGCGCGTCATGCACCACAGCCGAAACGAGGCCGAGCTCCTGAACGGCCCCGCCGGTTCGAGCTTGCCATCGCGCTCGACAAAGAACGGCCGGCATTCGTCGCCTTCGAGCGATACTGAGTTGTTGCGGACGTCGTTGCCGAGAAAGACCGCGAGCACCACGATGTCGGGATGGTAGGGCCAGACCTTCTCGCGCAGCGTCACCAGCTCCTGCGCGGTGCCGTAGCCGTCAACGCCGAAGTTGAGCGCTTCGACGCGTTTGCCGCGAAACAGCGGGCATTGCGCTAGCGCGTCCGCCGCCACCGAGGCGAAGGTGTCCTCGTAGGGGACCTGCATCGCCTGGGTATAAGAGTCGCCGAGCACCGCGATGCGAATCGTCCCGGGCGGCTTGCGACGCGAAAAGTCGGGGCCGCGGAAGCCGTGTGCGTTGATGCTCACCCAGGCGCCGCCCTCGCGCCGATAGTAGCCGGCGGTGTTCGGCCGCAGCCCCCATCCGCGCGCGGCGTCGTAGCAATAGAAATAAGGGAACCAGTGGTTGGCGATGCGCACCCCGGCCTCGGCGATCAGCAGCGCGCCGACCACGCCGAAGAGAATCAGCGCCGCTATGCCTGCTGCCCTGCGTATCATCGGCTAACTTCGCCCGAACCCGGCCGCGCGAGCGCGAAGGGCGTTCGCGCGCTTCCGTTGACGAAAATCAAGCTGTCAACATAACGTAGGCGGCGGGCCGAGGGGAGACGCCGGCCGCCTCGGCTCATCGGCGCCTGCGGCGACACCTGGTCGCCCGGCGGACAAAAAAGGGCGGCGCGAGGGGTCGGATGCACATCGTCAAGAGCCACGACGAGATTCCCGACGACAATTACCGCAGGATGGTGCTGACGCTGATGGACCGCCAGGCGGGACGCGAGATCGCCACCGCCGAGGTCTTTGGCCAATGCGTGATCCACGCGCCCGGCGTGGACGACAAGATCCGCATCACGCGCTACCAGAACGAGGAGCTCAAGCACTTCAAACTGATCGCCAGGCTAATGGCCGAGCTGGGCGTCGATATCGAGGCCTACGTGCGCGAGCGCCGCAAAGCCGGCGCGCGCTTCACCGGCGACGAGGCCGACGTCCGAATCGAGGACTGGATCGACGCGACGCTGTTCAATTTCATGATCGACCGCGCGGCGACCTTTCAGCTCACCGAGTACACCAAGGGCAGCTACCTGCCGCTCGCCCGCGCCAACCAGTCGATCCTCAAGGACGAGGAGGGACACAAGAACTTCGGTGAAACGTGCCTGGTGGAGATGTGCCGCGACGCGGCGACGCGCGCCGAAATCCAGCGCCGTTTCAGGAAATGGTTCGTTGCCGCGATACGGATTTTCGGACGCCCGGAAACGGCCGGCAACCGCTATTGCATCGAGGTCGGCCTCAAGACGCGCGACAGCGGCGACGTCGCGGCCGCCTACCTCGATTCGATTCGGCCAGTGATGGCGCAATGCGGGCTGCGTTTTCCGGAGCGCCACGAGCTGCCGGTCGAGCTGCCGGCGCAAGTCGATCTCTCCGTGCCCGGCGCCGAATTCGCCGCCGCCCACCTCACGCATTGAACCGAATCCGAGCCCGAGAGGTGGCGATGGCGAAGTGGGTCGGACAGCCGCTCAAGCGCGCCGAAGATCCGCGCCTGCTGACCGGACGCGGCGCCTTCGTCGCCGACCTGCCGCTCAAAGAGCCGTACGCCGCGGCGATCCTGCGCAGCCCGCACGCCCACGCGCGCATCCGCGCGATCGACGCCTCGGCGGCGCTGCGCGCACCCGGCGTCGCCGGCGTGATCACCGGCGCCGACGCGCTCAAATACACGCAGCCGTTTTCGGTCGGCGTGCAGGCGCCGGTCAGGTACTACTGCATGGCGACCGACAAGGCCCGCTTCGTCGGCGAGCCGGTGGCCGTGGTCGTCGCGCGCGACCGTTATCTGGCCGAGGATGCGCTCGAACTCGTCCAGGTTGATTACGAACCGCTGCCGGCGGTGATCGATCCGGAGCGCGCGCTCAAGCCCGGAGCGCCGCTGCTCCACGAGGCCGTCGGCTCCAACGAGGCGTGCCATCGTCACATCGTTTACGGCGACGTCGAACGCGCCTTCGCCGAAGCGGACATCGTGATCCGCGAGCGTTTCCGCTACCCGAAATATTCCTCGACCCCGCTGGAGACTTACGGCGTGATCGGGACGTGGGATCCGACGACCGGAGTGCTCACGATCACGTCGAACTTCATGGGGCCGTTCATCTTGCACGCGCTGGTCGCCCGCGCTCTGGGACTGGCGGAGAACCGACTGCGCTTCGTGGTCCCGCCCGACATCGGCGGCAGCTTCGGCATCAAGACCAGCATCTTTCCCTACCTCGCGCTGATCGGGCTTGCTGCGATGCGCATCGGCGTCACCGTGCGCTGGATCGAAGATCGCCGCGAGCATCTGCTGGCCTCCTCCAGCGGCGTGGACCGTGTCGCCTACCGCGAACTGGCCGCGCGCAGCGACGGCACGATCCTGGCGATGCGCTCGCGATGGTACGACAACGTTGGCGGCTACGTGCGCAGTCCGGAGCCGGGATGCACATTTCGCCCGATCGGCAACTGGGTCGGGCCGTACAGCTTCACGAACCTCGAAGCCGACGCCCACGTCGTGATGACCAACAAGAGCCTGACCGGGCCGAACCGCGGCTACGCCTGCGGCCATCTGTACTTCGAGATCGAGCGGATGGTCGATCTGTTGGCCGAGCGGCTCGCGATGGATCCGGCCGAGGTGCGCCGGCGCAACTTCATCCGCCCCGCCCAATTTCCCTATCGCACGCCGACCGGCGGGCTCTACGATTCGGGCAATTATCCCGCAGCCTTCGAGCGTGCGCTCGAGGCCGCCGGCTACCCTGCGCTTCGCGAGGAGCAGCGGCGCGCGCGCGCCGCCGGCCAACTCTACGGTGTGGGGCTCGCGGTCGCGGTCGATCCGTCGGTTTCCAACATGGGCTACGTCACCGTCGCGCTCGATCCCGAGGTGCGCGCGCGTCCGGAATACCTGCCCAAGTCGGGCGCGATCGAAAGCGCGACCGTCAAGATCGATCCGCTTGGCCGGGTGACGGCTATCCTCGGCTCGGCGCCCCAGGGCCAGGGTCATCAGACGATCGTCGCCCAGATTATCGCCGACGAGCTCGGCGTGGCACCCGCCGACGTCACGGTGGTTGACGAGATGGACACCTTCACCCGCGTGTGGGGCATTTCCTCAGGCACCTATTCAAGCCGCTTCGGCTCGGTCGGCACCAGTGCCGCCGCGCTCGCTGCGCGCAAGCTCAAGGACAAATTGATTCGTCTCGCCTCGGCCCTGACCGAGACCCCGGCCGAGAATCTCATCTTCGCCGACGGGCGCGTGGTGGCGCGCGCGGGCGGCGGGCGCGCGCTGACGCTCAAGGAGCTGGCCGGGCGCGCGCACTGGAACACCGAATCGCTGCCGCGCGGGATGGAGCCGGGGCTCGAGGCGACGGCGGTGTTCGGCTTTCCGCTCGCCGACTCGCCTGACGCGCACGACCGCGTTAATTCATCGAACACCTACGGCTTTATCGCCGAAGTGATGGCGGTCGAAATCGATCGCGAAACCGCCGAGATCAAAATCCTGCGCTACGTCACGGTCCACGATGCCGGCGTGATAATCAATCCGCTCATCGCGGAGGGCCAGATTGTCGGCGGCGCGCTCCACGGGCTCGGCGGCGCGCTATGGGAGGAGCTCGCCTATGATTGCGAGGGGCAGTTTCTCTCCGGCACCTTCATGGACTACCTGGTGCCGTCGGCGAGCCAGGCGCCGCGGATTGAGGTCGCGCACATCGCCACTCCCTCGCCGTTCACAACGCTGGGAGCAAAAGGGCTGGGCGAGGCGAGCTCGATGACCGCGCCCGCGGTGGTCGCCAACGCGGTGAGCGACGCGCTCGCTCCGCTCGGCGTCCGCATCACCGAGCTGCCGATCACGCCCGAGCGCCTGTGGCATCTGCTCGACGGCGCGGGCCGGAGGGCGCAATGAAGCCGCCGCCGTTCGAGTACCATGCGCCTGCCAGCGCCGCCGAAGCGCTCGACCTGCTGGCGCGTCACGGCGCCGACGCGCGCCTGCTCGCCGGCGGCCAGAGCCTCGTTCCGCTCCTGAATTTCCGCTTGAGCGCGCCGGCAGTGATTGTCGATCTTAACCGCACTGCCGAGCTTGCCTACATCAAGGAGGATACCGGGCGTGTGCGAATCGGCGCGATGACGCGCCAGCGCACGATCGAATTCTCGCCGCTGATCAAAGCCCGCCTGCCGCTGCTTTCCGAAGCGACGCGCTGGGTCGGCCATCTGCCGACGCGCACCCGCGGCACGATCGGCGGCTCGATCGCGCATGCCGATCCGGCCGCCGAGTATCCCGCGGTCGCTTCCGCGCTCGACGCCGAACTGGTGATTCGCAGCGCCGGCGGCGCCGAGCGGGTCGTGCACCCGGCGGAGTTCTTCCGGGGCCTGATGACGACCGCGCTTGCGCCGGGCGAAATGCTCTCCGAGGTGCGGCTGCCGGTCGCGCCGCCGAACTCGGGATGTGCCTTCGAGGAATTCAGCCGCCGCCATGGCGATTTCGCGATAGTCGGTATCGCCGCGATGGTGGTTGTGGAGGGCGAGCGATGCCGCCAGGCGCGGCTGTCCGCGTGCGGCGCCGGCCCGATCCCGGTCCGCCTGCGCGGCGCCGAAGAAATCGTCGAACGCGGGGGGCTGGGCGAGCGCGTGGTGGACGAAGCGGCGGCGCGCGCGGCCCAGCTGGTCGATCCCGGCGCCGACCTGCACGCATCCGTCGAATATCGGCGCCATCTGACGCGCGTGCTGACGCGCCGCGCGCTTAAGCGTGCGATCGAAAGGGCGTGCGCCGTCAAGGGAAGCTAGCGATGGCGGAGCCGAGAAAGATCCAGATGACCGTCAACGGCCAGGTGCGCGAAGGATGGGCCGAGCCGCGGCGCCTGCTAGCGGACTTTCTGCGCGAGGAGCTGGGCCTGACCGGCACGCATATCGGATGCGAGCACGGGATCTGCGGCGCCTGCACCGTGCTGTTCAACGGCGAGGCCGCGCGCGCGTGCCTGATGTTTGCGGTGCAGGCCGACGGCGCCGAGCTGATGACGGTCGAGGGGCTGGCGCATGACGGCCGGCTCCATCCGCTCCAGGAAGCCTTCTGGGAGCATCACGGACTGCAGTGCGGCTTCTGCACGCCCGGGATGCTGATGGCGGCGTACGATTTCCTGCGCGTCAATCCCGATCCCAGCGAGCAGGAAATCCGCGAGGCGCTCTCGGCCGTGCTTTGCCGATGCACCGGTTACCTGGGGATAGTGCGTGCGGTCAAGGCGGCTGCGGAGCGGATGCGCGCGGTCCGGTAGAAGGGCGCGCAGCATGCGACGATGACCACGGCGGCTCGCGAACGCGGTTATCTGGAAATTCCCGAGCGCTTGAACGTCGGGGCGTACGTCATCGATCGCCACGTCGAGGAAGGGCGCGGCGGGCGTGTGGCCGCGTGGGCGGAGGGCCGCGGCTGGACCTTCGCCGAACTGCGCGAGCAGACAAATCGCTTCGCCAACGCGTTGCGCGCGCTCGGCGTGCGCCGCGGCGAATGCGTGATGCTGCGGATGGGTACCCGGCTGGAGACGCTGATCGCGCTGGTCGGCGTGATGAAGCTCGGTGCGATTGCGATCCCGACCAGTTTCCTGTTCCGCGAGCACGAGGTCGAAAAAATCCTGCGCAACAGCGACGCGGTCCTCGCGGTCTCGACGCCCGAGCTGCTCGGCCCGATCGAGGCCGTGTGCGCGCGCACGCCGGCGCTGCGCCGGCTGATCCTGGTCGGCGCGGAGAGCGGCGCGATCGATAGCCAGCGCACGTTTTCGTGGGAGCGCCTGATGGCCGACGCGTCGGACGAATTCACCCCGGCGCCAACCGCGTGCGACGACGTTGCCTTCGTAATCTACACCTCCGGTACCACGGGCGAGCCCAAGGGCGTCCAGCAGGCCCATCGCTGGCTGCTTGGCACCGGCGATCCGTACAACCGCGCGATGGTGAAGATGCGCCCTGCGGACGTCTGTTACCAGCCGCAAGACTGGTCGTTCATCTATGCGCTCGGGTCGGGATGCCTGTATCCGCTGATCGAGGGCGCCGCGATCGTTGTGCCGTACGGCCGCTTCGCATCGGAGCCGACGTTCGAGACGATCGAGCGCCATCGCGTGACCGTGCTCGCTGCCGTGCCGACCATCTACCGGATGCTGCTCACGGTGCCGGACGCCGAGCGGCGATGGCGGCTCGATTCGCTGCGCGCCGCCGTCAGCGCCGGCGAGTCGCTGCCCGCCGACACGTTCAATGAATTCCGCCGCCGCTTCGGCGTCACGATCCACGACGGCATCGGCCAGACCGAAACCCATATCTTCGTCGGCAACCGGATCGGGATGGAGGTCAAGCCGGGCTCGATGGGCCGGCCGCTGCCGGGCTACGAGGTCGCGATCCTCGACGATGCTGGTCGTCCGCAAAAGCCCGGCGAGCCTGGCCACCTGGTGCTGCGCAACGACCATCCGGGGCTGACCGTAGGCTACCGCAAAGCGGCCGAGCGCTGGGCCGAGGTCAACCGCGGCTCGTGGTACTACACCCAGGACGTCGCCTACGTCGATGGCGACGGCTACTTCTGGTACGTCTCACGCTCTGACGATTTGATTAAGAGCCGTGCCTATCTGATCTCGCCCAAGGAAGTTGAATCCGCGCTGCTCGAGCATCCAGCGGTGCTCGAAGCGGCAGTAGTAGGGATTTCGCACCCCCAGATCGGCGCACGGGTCAAGGGCTTCGTAACCCTGCGCGAGGGATACGCACCGTCGGAGACCCTCGCGGAACAGATCCGCGCCCACGCGCGCAGCGTAATCGCGCCCTACAAGGTGCCCCATCAGGTCGAATTCATGGCCGAGCTCCCCAAAAGCCCCAACGGCAAGATCCTGCGCCGCGTGCTGCGCGATCGCGGATGACGGCCACGCCGGAGCGACCGAGGAGCGGCGGAGAGGGCAGGGAGCGCGACACCTCGATGGGAACCGGCGGCGGCAAGCTGGTGGGAGCGCGCGTGCGGCGCGTCGAGGACCGCCGCTTCCTGACCGGACGCGCTGCCTACGTTGCCGACTATCTGCCGTCCGGCACGCTGCACGTCGCTTTCGTGCGCTCTGAGTACGCGCACGCGAGAATCGTCGCGATCGACACAGCGGCGGCGCGCGCAAGCGCCGGCGTCGTCGCGGTCGTCGCTGGCGCCGAGATCGCGCAGCAAGCGCGGCCGATGGTGGCGGCGTCGACGATGCCCGGCTACAAACTAACGCCGATCCCGGCGCTCGCGGTGGACGTCGTGCGATACGTCGGCGAGGCGGTCGCGGCCGTCGTCGCCCACAGCCGCTACCTCGCCGAGGATGCGGCCGAGCGCGTCAGCGTCGAGTATGAACCGCTTGAAGTCGTCAGCGATGCCGAAGCTGCGGCCGACTCGGGCTCGCCGCTGGTCCACGAACAGGCGGGCACCAACGTGCTGGTCGCTCGCGAGTTCGCGCGCGGCTCGTTCGAGCTGCCGTCCGGCGCCGATCTTATCGTAAAGGAACGCTTTAGATTTCACCGCGCGGCGGCGATCGCGATCGAGCCGCGCGGATGCGTTGCCGAGTACAATCCGGGTTCAGGCGAACTCACGCTGCATTCGGCCACCCAGTGCCCTGGAATCCTGCGCAGCGCGCTCGCGCTCCATCTCGACATCCCCGAGCATCTGGTGCGCGTCGTTGCGCGCGACGTCGGCGGCGGCTTCGGCGCGAAGTCCTCGGTATATCCCGAGGAGGTCGCGGTCGCGGCGCTGGCGCGGATGCTCGGGCGGCCGGTGCGATGGATAAGTGATCGGCGTGAGGATCTGCTGACCACGTCGCAGGGATGGGACGAGATTGTTGACGCTGAACTGCAGCTCAAATCTGACGGCACCATCGTCGGCTTGCGCGCGGAGGTTGTGGGCGACGTCGGCGCTTATTCGGTCTATCCGTGGACCGCCGTGATCGAACCGATTCAGGTCGTAAGCTTCCTGCCCGGGCCGTACCGGGTGCCGAACTACTATGCGCGTGCGCGCGCGGTCGCAACAAACAAGGCGCCGACCGGGCCGTATCGCGGCGTGGGGCGACCGCCAGCGGTCTTCGCAATGGAGGCGCTGGTCGAACGCGCCGCCCGCCGGCTCGGAATCGATCCCGTCGAGCTGCGCATGCGCAACTATGTGCGTGCCGAGGAATTTCCCTACAGGACACCCACCGGCATCGTCTGGGACCGCGCCGGATTCGCCGAGTGCATGGCGAAGGCGTGTG encodes:
- a CDS encoding VOC family protein, with the translated sequence MHGISHVAIGVADLERSLRFYRDLLGLRVTLDKEEPVRGSERLFADPVQNRRRAVYLKWNGGPEAGFIVLSQKPGEPSGRPIKLDQVGIHHFSFWVSDLRERVEKLKAAGVKILIGPYESDSIAYGEPPGKKVLTCLFEDPDGIILQFDQRLG
- a CDS encoding SGNH/GDSL hydrolase family protein, producing the protein MIRRAAGIAALILFGVVGALLIAEAGVRIANHWFPYFYCYDAARGWGLRPNTAGYYRREGGAWVSINAHGFRGPDFSRRKPPGTIRIAVLGDSYTQAMQVPYEDTFASVAADALAQCPLFRGKRVEALNFGVDGYGTAQELVTLREKVWPYHPDIVVLAVFLGNDVRNNSVSLEGDECRPFFVERDGKLEPAGPFRSSASFRLWCMTRFDYRKAGLLTMLRNGWTIIREHSRGPTAQSPVEAAINYNIYKPPADKAWSDAWQVTEALISEMHREVAAHGAAFLVTTLDTSIQVWPDQQVRANFMKRIGVSDLFYPDRRIAALGEREGFEVLALAEPLLRYAEQHHVYLHGFANTREGFGHWNKVGHRVAGELIGRRLCAMAEAGKCPSCTAAGAPR
- a CDS encoding ferritin-like fold-containing protein, translated to MHIVKSHDEIPDDNYRRMVLTLMDRQAGREIATAEVFGQCVIHAPGVDDKIRITRYQNEELKHFKLIARLMAELGVDIEAYVRERRKAGARFTGDEADVRIEDWIDATLFNFMIDRAATFQLTEYTKGSYLPLARANQSILKDEEGHKNFGETCLVEMCRDAATRAEIQRRFRKWFVAAIRIFGRPETAGNRYCIEVGLKTRDSGDVAAAYLDSIRPVMAQCGLRFPERHELPVELPAQVDLSVPGAEFAAAHLTH
- a CDS encoding xanthine dehydrogenase family protein molybdopterin-binding subunit, which encodes MAKWVGQPLKRAEDPRLLTGRGAFVADLPLKEPYAAAILRSPHAHARIRAIDASAALRAPGVAGVITGADALKYTQPFSVGVQAPVRYYCMATDKARFVGEPVAVVVARDRYLAEDALELVQVDYEPLPAVIDPERALKPGAPLLHEAVGSNEACHRHIVYGDVERAFAEADIVIRERFRYPKYSSTPLETYGVIGTWDPTTGVLTITSNFMGPFILHALVARALGLAENRLRFVVPPDIGGSFGIKTSIFPYLALIGLAAMRIGVTVRWIEDRREHLLASSSGVDRVAYRELAARSDGTILAMRSRWYDNVGGYVRSPEPGCTFRPIGNWVGPYSFTNLEADAHVVMTNKSLTGPNRGYACGHLYFEIERMVDLLAERLAMDPAEVRRRNFIRPAQFPYRTPTGGLYDSGNYPAAFERALEAAGYPALREEQRRARAAGQLYGVGLAVAVDPSVSNMGYVTVALDPEVRARPEYLPKSGAIESATVKIDPLGRVTAILGSAPQGQGHQTIVAQIIADELGVAPADVTVVDEMDTFTRVWGISSGTYSSRFGSVGTSAAALAARKLKDKLIRLASALTETPAENLIFADGRVVARAGGGRALTLKELAGRAHWNTESLPRGMEPGLEATAVFGFPLADSPDAHDRVNSSNTYGFIAEVMAVEIDRETAEIKILRYVTVHDAGVIINPLIAEGQIVGGALHGLGGALWEELAYDCEGQFLSGTFMDYLVPSASQAPRIEVAHIATPSPFTTLGAKGLGEASSMTAPAVVANAVSDALAPLGVRITELPITPERLWHLLDGAGRRAQ
- a CDS encoding xanthine dehydrogenase family protein subunit M, with product MKPPPFEYHAPASAAEALDLLARHGADARLLAGGQSLVPLLNFRLSAPAVIVDLNRTAELAYIKEDTGRVRIGAMTRQRTIEFSPLIKARLPLLSEATRWVGHLPTRTRGTIGGSIAHADPAAEYPAVASALDAELVIRSAGGAERVVHPAEFFRGLMTTALAPGEMLSEVRLPVAPPNSGCAFEEFSRRHGDFAIVGIAAMVVVEGERCRQARLSACGAGPIPVRLRGAEEIVERGGLGERVVDEAAARAAQLVDPGADLHASVEYRRHLTRVLTRRALKRAIERACAVKGS
- a CDS encoding (2Fe-2S)-binding protein, producing MAEPRKIQMTVNGQVREGWAEPRRLLADFLREELGLTGTHIGCEHGICGACTVLFNGEAARACLMFAVQADGAELMTVEGLAHDGRLHPLQEAFWEHHGLQCGFCTPGMLMAAYDFLRVNPDPSEQEIREALSAVLCRCTGYLGIVRAVKAAAERMRAVR
- a CDS encoding acyl-CoA synthetase — its product is MTTAARERGYLEIPERLNVGAYVIDRHVEEGRGGRVAAWAEGRGWTFAELREQTNRFANALRALGVRRGECVMLRMGTRLETLIALVGVMKLGAIAIPTSFLFREHEVEKILRNSDAVLAVSTPELLGPIEAVCARTPALRRLILVGAESGAIDSQRTFSWERLMADASDEFTPAPTACDDVAFVIYTSGTTGEPKGVQQAHRWLLGTGDPYNRAMVKMRPADVCYQPQDWSFIYALGSGCLYPLIEGAAIVVPYGRFASEPTFETIERHRVTVLAAVPTIYRMLLTVPDAERRWRLDSLRAAVSAGESLPADTFNEFRRRFGVTIHDGIGQTETHIFVGNRIGMEVKPGSMGRPLPGYEVAILDDAGRPQKPGEPGHLVLRNDHPGLTVGYRKAAERWAEVNRGSWYYTQDVAYVDGDGYFWYVSRSDDLIKSRAYLISPKEVESALLEHPAVLEAAVVGISHPQIGARVKGFVTLREGYAPSETLAEQIRAHARSVIAPYKVPHQVEFMAELPKSPNGKILRRVLRDRG
- a CDS encoding xanthine dehydrogenase family protein molybdopterin-binding subunit, with product MTATPERPRSGGEGRERDTSMGTGGGKLVGARVRRVEDRRFLTGRAAYVADYLPSGTLHVAFVRSEYAHARIVAIDTAAARASAGVVAVVAGAEIAQQARPMVAASTMPGYKLTPIPALAVDVVRYVGEAVAAVVAHSRYLAEDAAERVSVEYEPLEVVSDAEAAADSGSPLVHEQAGTNVLVAREFARGSFELPSGADLIVKERFRFHRAAAIAIEPRGCVAEYNPGSGELTLHSATQCPGILRSALALHLDIPEHLVRVVARDVGGGFGAKSSVYPEEVAVAALARMLGRPVRWISDRREDLLTTSQGWDEIVDAELQLKSDGTIVGLRAEVVGDVGAYSVYPWTAVIEPIQVVSFLPGPYRVPNYYARARAVATNKAPTGPYRGVGRPPAVFAMEALVERAARRLGIDPVELRMRNYVRAEEFPYRTPTGIVWDRAGFAECMAKACAMLGYAAARAEQQRARAGGRLIGIGFASYVELTGIGSATPAAPGMPVPAGTEAATIRVDPSGTVTAIFGVASHGQGLETALAQIVADELEVPLENVCARFGDTASAPYGTGSYASRGAVLGGGAATLAARAIRDKARRIAAHLLETDPAELDAGGGELWARGAIRRRVSLRDIAQAAYAGAKRLPRGMEPGLETTIFYDPYYGTATAATHAVMLEIERETCAVKVLRYVVAEDCGRVINPLIVDGQVQGGVAQGLGAALLEEMVYDDAGQLVSGTLMDYIAPSASEVPAVEAHHLAAESPTTLGGFRGVGESGTIGAPAAIANAIADALAPLGVEPAELPLTPERIFRLCLRAGAPGY